In Mytilus trossulus isolate FHL-02 chromosome 6, PNRI_Mtr1.1.1.hap1, whole genome shotgun sequence, a single window of DNA contains:
- the LOC134721985 gene encoding phytanoyl-CoA hydroxylase interacting protein-like isoform X1, with product MADKNSNTFLFHAQLCGSRRFDLIIKWPTHLTVDVLYMLIVDKSSGGSVTIFLNPSEKKFCSSLEFSPESSKYDICIYGLTVKETDDGRFYQLCSHSKRKLEDLQVADTEISNVTMSFEMKETRVVELPMKRNIKKPMNVTVLRCPPATYSIYQSDSQSSEGFTHVLFLKQPNQTFVFILNSFKLTFLLPLTLESGTWTEIQMMRLSQQKCRTNKHMIAATVNHSHVISFKTYLSLDDYKQLYILALGYLFSKTSSAQQCKPIEFFYRNKSEQYYKDILKSASGEMIPYIKDNNGDQGSIINGAINGLFYSTLLSSSSKPPPISFYGPVRLHLKANIMFSENCNIYFSDFYCHYQQHYVTIVLTHKGSQEDIFCNQFLLQMDKFNNPFMKITRNINGLNVVMATMAVVVEVFYTEIVNVRSLLQWGHGYISKTVLMGRGRSKPEGIPKNENCDKCNLSYKK from the exons AGCAATACATTTCTATTCCATGCTCAGCTTTGCGGTAGTAGAAGATTCGATCTGATTATAAAATGGCCGACTCATCTAACCGTAGACGTGTTGTATATGTTGATTGTTGACAAATCATCAGGAGGAAGCGTGACAATTTTCTTAAATCCATCAGAAAAGAAATTCTGTTCTTCACTTGAATTTTCTCCTGAGTCATCAAAGTACGATATTTGTATCTACGGCCTTACAGTAAAAGAGACCGATGATGGAAGGTTTTATCAACTGTGTAGTCATTCGAAGAGGAAATTAGAAGACTTGCAAG tTGCAGATACAGAGATCTCTAATGTTACAATGAGCTTTGAAATGAAAGAAACTAGAGTAGTCGAATTGCCTATGAAACGCAATATAAag AAGCCAATGAATGTGACAGTTCTACGTTGTCCACCAGCTACCTATTCGATATACCAGTCAGACAGCCAATCTAGCGAGGGTTTCACACATGTATTATTCTTAAAGCAACCGAatcaaacttttgtttttatactgaattcatttaaattaacatttttattgccACTAACTTTGGAATCAGGGACATGGACTGAAATTCAGATGATGCGTTTGTCTCAGCAGAAATGTAGGACGAATAAGCACATGATAGCCGCAACAGTTAACCACAGCCAcgtgatatcttttaaaacat ATTTATCGTTAGATGATTACAAGCAGTTATATATATTAGCTCTAGGATACCTATTTAGTAAGACTTCAAGTGCACAACAATGTAAACCGATAGAATTTTTCTATAGGAATAAAAGCGAACAATATTATAAGGACATTTTGAAATCTGCATCGGGAGAAATGATACCTTATATTAAAGACAATAATGGCGACCAAGGCTCTATTATTAATGGTGCTATTAACGGTCTGTTTTATAGTACCTTGTTGAGTTCAAGTTCTAAACCACCTCCTATATCATTTTATGGACCTGTTCGACTTCATCTAAAGGCAAACATTATGTTCTCTGAgaattgtaatatatatttctcGGATTTCTATTGCCACTATCAACAGCATTATGTAACAATTGTGTTGACACATAAAGGATCTCAAGAAGACATTTTCTGTAATCAGTTTTTACTACAGATGGATAAATTTAACAATCCGTTTATGAAAATTACTAGAAATATAAATGGACTAAATGTTGTCATGGCTACAATGGCTGTTGTAGTAGAGGTGTTTTATACAGAGATCGTTAATGTTCGATCTTTGCTACAGTGGGGACATGGTTATATAAGTAAAACAGTCTTGATGGGGCGTGGTAGAAGTAAACCGGAAGGAATTCCAAAGAATGAAAATTGTGACAAATGTAATTTATCTTATAAGAAATGA
- the LOC134721985 gene encoding phytanoyl-CoA hydroxylase interacting protein-like isoform X2 produces the protein MLIVDKSSGGSVTIFLNPSEKKFCSSLEFSPESSKYDICIYGLTVKETDDGRFYQLCSHSKRKLEDLQVADTEISNVTMSFEMKETRVVELPMKRNIKKPMNVTVLRCPPATYSIYQSDSQSSEGFTHVLFLKQPNQTFVFILNSFKLTFLLPLTLESGTWTEIQMMRLSQQKCRTNKHMIAATVNHSHVISFKTYLSLDDYKQLYILALGYLFSKTSSAQQCKPIEFFYRNKSEQYYKDILKSASGEMIPYIKDNNGDQGSIINGAINGLFYSTLLSSSSKPPPISFYGPVRLHLKANIMFSENCNIYFSDFYCHYQQHYVTIVLTHKGSQEDIFCNQFLLQMDKFNNPFMKITRNINGLNVVMATMAVVVEVFYTEIVNVRSLLQWGHGYISKTVLMGRGRSKPEGIPKNENCDKCNLSYKK, from the exons ATGTTGATTGTTGACAAATCATCAGGAGGAAGCGTGACAATTTTCTTAAATCCATCAGAAAAGAAATTCTGTTCTTCACTTGAATTTTCTCCTGAGTCATCAAAGTACGATATTTGTATCTACGGCCTTACAGTAAAAGAGACCGATGATGGAAGGTTTTATCAACTGTGTAGTCATTCGAAGAGGAAATTAGAAGACTTGCAAG tTGCAGATACAGAGATCTCTAATGTTACAATGAGCTTTGAAATGAAAGAAACTAGAGTAGTCGAATTGCCTATGAAACGCAATATAAag AAGCCAATGAATGTGACAGTTCTACGTTGTCCACCAGCTACCTATTCGATATACCAGTCAGACAGCCAATCTAGCGAGGGTTTCACACATGTATTATTCTTAAAGCAACCGAatcaaacttttgtttttatactgaattcatttaaattaacatttttattgccACTAACTTTGGAATCAGGGACATGGACTGAAATTCAGATGATGCGTTTGTCTCAGCAGAAATGTAGGACGAATAAGCACATGATAGCCGCAACAGTTAACCACAGCCAcgtgatatcttttaaaacat ATTTATCGTTAGATGATTACAAGCAGTTATATATATTAGCTCTAGGATACCTATTTAGTAAGACTTCAAGTGCACAACAATGTAAACCGATAGAATTTTTCTATAGGAATAAAAGCGAACAATATTATAAGGACATTTTGAAATCTGCATCGGGAGAAATGATACCTTATATTAAAGACAATAATGGCGACCAAGGCTCTATTATTAATGGTGCTATTAACGGTCTGTTTTATAGTACCTTGTTGAGTTCAAGTTCTAAACCACCTCCTATATCATTTTATGGACCTGTTCGACTTCATCTAAAGGCAAACATTATGTTCTCTGAgaattgtaatatatatttctcGGATTTCTATTGCCACTATCAACAGCATTATGTAACAATTGTGTTGACACATAAAGGATCTCAAGAAGACATTTTCTGTAATCAGTTTTTACTACAGATGGATAAATTTAACAATCCGTTTATGAAAATTACTAGAAATATAAATGGACTAAATGTTGTCATGGCTACAATGGCTGTTGTAGTAGAGGTGTTTTATACAGAGATCGTTAATGTTCGATCTTTGCTACAGTGGGGACATGGTTATATAAGTAAAACAGTCTTGATGGGGCGTGGTAGAAGTAAACCGGAAGGAATTCCAAAGAATGAAAATTGTGACAAATGTAATTTATCTTATAAGAAATGA